In one window of Lewinella sp. 4G2 DNA:
- a CDS encoding T9SS type A sorting domain-containing protein, which translates to MKKLYFLLLCACCFAASLSAQRIEVPANLDPLAPTVPATNLSNFVDANPTNTVFVLERGGLYYFDSKKEWEFDVAFVAESAPTSLTDPMMPLIQRFNAGATNLAPMYEGTGNFTIDGCHVIMGEESPTAGNFENSSIRPRGIDKRYIFRNCWIEKSRQAIARIEGDGSKSYVENCFIQNMGDYQRFQGNGRLIDVRSTAADSVVIRNSVIGNILDRLYIGFRQRSNNYFEFSSNTVYNHVGRHGLIQLSNTREAVINNNLFSNPKMMGTTPSISDEQLGSKGVVTYLFTSDSIPEGGSIEMKNNNIFYTDDVLDYFNSTDTVDRCPVFGPNFLAVLGDSSEAYFTEVVDLGNVPGRERVLNYTKQAINDRSSTDLLDMMVEPISRSGSPFDNGYLFDFSTFDPCYSDDAASATAATDGGRVGARTACGAEPVSLRNPLNYNAALALKAYPNPMATEVTITYNLTETGPVSVMLYDATGKQVATLYTGTQLAGEQSITVDAMTNMPAGMYFANLFTPEGHMYTRIVKR; encoded by the coding sequence ATGAAGAAACTATACTTTTTACTCCTCTGTGCTTGCTGCTTTGCGGCCAGCCTTTCTGCCCAACGCATCGAGGTCCCGGCTAACCTGGACCCCCTCGCGCCAACGGTACCCGCCACCAACTTGAGCAACTTCGTTGACGCCAACCCCACCAACACGGTATTCGTACTGGAACGCGGTGGCCTTTACTACTTCGACTCCAAGAAGGAATGGGAATTTGACGTCGCTTTCGTCGCCGAATCCGCCCCGACCAGTTTGACGGACCCGATGATGCCACTCATCCAGCGTTTCAACGCTGGTGCGACTAACCTGGCCCCGATGTACGAGGGAACGGGCAACTTCACGATTGATGGCTGCCACGTCATCATGGGTGAGGAATCACCTACCGCCGGTAACTTCGAAAACTCTTCCATCCGCCCCCGCGGTATCGACAAGCGTTACATCTTCCGTAATTGCTGGATCGAAAAGAGCCGCCAGGCAATTGCGCGGATTGAAGGGGATGGCTCCAAGTCCTACGTCGAAAATTGCTTCATCCAAAACATGGGTGATTACCAGCGCTTCCAGGGTAACGGCCGTCTGATCGACGTTCGTAGCACGGCAGCGGACTCGGTGGTTATCCGCAACAGCGTCATTGGCAACATCCTGGACCGTCTCTACATTGGTTTCCGCCAGCGGAGCAACAACTACTTCGAGTTCTCCAGCAACACGGTGTACAACCACGTTGGCCGCCACGGCTTGATCCAGTTGAGTAACACCCGCGAAGCCGTGATCAACAACAACCTCTTCAGCAACCCGAAAATGATGGGTACCACGCCTTCCATCTCCGATGAGCAGTTGGGCTCCAAGGGAGTGGTTACCTACCTCTTCACCTCTGATTCTATCCCCGAGGGTGGTTCCATCGAGATGAAGAACAATAACATCTTCTACACGGACGACGTCCTGGATTACTTCAACAGTACGGATACAGTGGACCGTTGCCCGGTCTTTGGCCCAAACTTCCTCGCCGTACTCGGTGACTCCTCCGAAGCTTACTTCACTGAAGTGGTGGACCTGGGTAACGTACCCGGCCGCGAGCGGGTACTGAACTACACCAAGCAGGCCATTAACGACCGTTCCAGCACGGATCTATTGGACATGATGGTGGAACCCATCAGCCGGTCCGGCTCCCCGTTTGACAATGGTTACCTGTTCGACTTCAGCACTTTTGACCCCTGCTACAGCGACGATGCTGCTTCCGCAACTGCTGCTACTGACGGTGGCCGCGTAGGTGCCCGCACTGCTTGTGGCGCTGAGCCCGTAAGCCTGCGTAATCCACTGAACTACAATGCTGCCCTGGCGCTGAAGGCTTACCCGAACCCCATGGCTACGGAAGTTACCATTACTTACAACCTTACAGAAACCGGCCCGGTCAGCGTAATGCTGTACGACGCGACCGGTAAGCAGGTAGCTACCCTCTACACGGGTACGCAACTGGCTGGTGAGCAATCCATCACCGTGGACGCGATGACCAACATGCCCGCCGGTATGTACTTCGCAAACCTGTTCACGCCGGAAGGCCACATGTACACGCGGATCGTAAAGCGCTAA
- a CDS encoding glycoside hydrolase family 2 TIM barrel-domain containing protein — protein MKLLATIGLGIACLVLQATESNRLAALEGPLVRTMINLNEGWQYSENNTADLAAINQETHWEAIDLPHTWNQWDAMDAAPGYRRDASWYQKDITVPEAADGARYHLYFEGANITTDVYVNGTRAGGHVGGYVGFEVDITDQVKPAEKNTVTIRVDNSYNPNVIPSQKADFFIYGGITRDLWLKVLPVTHIAHVAVATPEVSADRATTEVRVQLNQKNGRGKKAKVRCQLMDASGRVVAEEQMRVRKLPEDGLITLPAITQPALWSPDSPNLYTLKTQLLEGEQVVDEQVSTVGYRWFRFEPYGAFYLNGERLLLRGTHRHEEHAGYGAAMPNALHVADIRLMKEMGVNFLRLGHYPQDPEVYRACNEMGIIVWDELPWCRGGLGEAEWQANTERLLREQINQNINHPSILFWSLGNEIYWLPDFEGGDDESAMNAYLTKLNTIAHTMDPYRQTAIRKYYAGADLVDVFSPSIWSGWYAGVYTNYGNTLKKNQQKYKQFLHMEYGGSSHVGRHTENPITGTGSVNEDDWAEVANQVNVKNIAKGGDWTETYIVDLFDYHLSVSETLPGFAGNAQWAFKDFGTPLRPQNAIPYVNQKGLVDRAGKPKDAFYVYKSYWGKEPFAYIESHTWTHRRGPKGKLRNIAVFSNCDEVELLHDGKALGRKTRDITQAPACGLNWDVNFKEGANKLVARAYKDGNLIATDEMTVSYDYQQPGDPDRVHLEHKSLDNGNLLVEATMRDKNGLRVYDYEQELYFTLDGQGELLKHYGTPTRSNIIQMANGYAAIELTPAEFGRAIIEARNQDFKGSYLVIDFSTARK, from the coding sequence ATGAAGTTATTAGCCACCATTGGTTTAGGAATTGCTTGCCTGGTGTTGCAGGCCACAGAAAGTAACCGCCTGGCTGCGTTGGAAGGGCCACTGGTGAGAACGATGATCAACCTGAATGAGGGTTGGCAATATTCGGAAAACAATACGGCCGACCTGGCCGCTATCAACCAGGAAACACACTGGGAGGCCATTGATCTTCCCCACACCTGGAACCAGTGGGACGCCATGGATGCCGCCCCCGGCTACCGGCGCGACGCCAGTTGGTACCAAAAAGATATTACCGTCCCCGAAGCGGCGGACGGCGCGCGTTACCACCTCTACTTTGAGGGCGCTAACATCACCACCGACGTTTACGTAAACGGCACGCGTGCGGGCGGCCACGTTGGTGGCTACGTCGGGTTTGAAGTGGACATCACGGACCAGGTGAAGCCCGCCGAAAAGAACACCGTCACCATTCGGGTGGATAACAGTTATAACCCGAACGTCATTCCTTCCCAGAAGGCAGACTTCTTTATTTACGGAGGCATTACCCGTGACTTGTGGCTGAAAGTCCTCCCGGTTACCCACATCGCGCACGTAGCCGTTGCCACCCCCGAAGTTTCCGCTGACCGCGCTACGACGGAAGTACGCGTGCAACTCAACCAGAAAAACGGGAGGGGTAAGAAAGCCAAGGTCCGCTGCCAATTGATGGACGCTTCCGGCCGCGTCGTGGCAGAAGAGCAAATGCGGGTACGGAAACTACCCGAAGATGGGCTGATCACACTACCCGCCATTACGCAACCCGCTTTGTGGTCTCCAGATTCCCCAAATCTCTACACCCTTAAGACTCAACTTCTGGAAGGTGAGCAAGTGGTTGACGAACAAGTCAGCACCGTCGGTTACCGATGGTTCCGTTTTGAACCCTACGGCGCTTTTTACCTCAACGGCGAGCGCCTGCTGCTGCGGGGTACCCACCGCCACGAAGAGCACGCGGGCTACGGCGCGGCCATGCCGAACGCGCTGCACGTAGCGGACATCCGACTGATGAAGGAGATGGGCGTCAATTTCCTCCGTCTGGGCCATTACCCTCAGGACCCGGAAGTGTACCGCGCCTGTAACGAAATGGGCATCATTGTCTGGGACGAACTCCCCTGGTGCCGCGGTGGGCTCGGCGAAGCAGAATGGCAAGCCAATACCGAGCGCTTACTGCGCGAGCAGATCAACCAAAACATCAACCACCCCAGTATCCTGTTCTGGTCGCTGGGTAACGAGATCTACTGGCTGCCGGACTTTGAGGGCGGCGACGATGAGTCCGCTATGAACGCCTACCTCACCAAACTGAATACCATCGCGCATACGATGGACCCCTACCGGCAGACGGCCATCCGTAAGTACTACGCGGGCGCCGATCTGGTGGACGTTTTTTCCCCTTCCATCTGGTCGGGTTGGTACGCCGGGGTGTACACCAATTACGGAAATACGCTAAAGAAGAACCAGCAGAAGTACAAGCAGTTCCTGCACATGGAATACGGGGGCTCCAGCCACGTAGGCCGCCACACGGAGAACCCCATCACCGGGACGGGTTCCGTCAACGAAGATGACTGGGCGGAAGTGGCTAACCAAGTCAACGTCAAAAACATCGCCAAAGGGGGGGACTGGACGGAGACCTACATCGTAGATCTGTTTGATTACCACCTCTCCGTAAGTGAGACCCTACCGGGTTTTGCCGGCAACGCCCAGTGGGCTTTTAAAGACTTTGGTACCCCACTGCGCCCGCAAAATGCCATACCCTACGTGAACCAAAAAGGTTTGGTGGATCGGGCCGGTAAGCCGAAAGATGCCTTTTACGTCTACAAGAGCTACTGGGGTAAGGAACCGTTTGCCTACATCGAATCCCACACCTGGACCCACCGCCGGGGGCCAAAAGGGAAGTTGAGAAATATCGCAGTGTTCAGCAACTGCGACGAGGTAGAACTGCTCCACGACGGAAAAGCGTTGGGCCGCAAGACGCGGGACATCACCCAAGCGCCTGCATGTGGCCTGAACTGGGACGTCAACTTCAAGGAGGGCGCCAATAAACTGGTGGCCCGGGCTTATAAAGACGGCAATTTGATCGCTACGGACGAGATGACCGTCAGCTACGATTACCAGCAACCGGGGGACCCGGACCGCGTCCACCTGGAGCACAAATCATTGGACAATGGCAACCTGCTGGTAGAAGCCACCATGCGGGATAAGAACGGGCTGCGCGTGTACGATTACGAGCAGGAACTCTACTTTACCCTGGATGGGCAAGGAGAATTACTCAAGCACTACGGAACGCCGACGCGCAGTAACATCATCCAGATGGCCAATGGCTACGCCGCCATTGAGCTTACGCCGGCGGAATTCGGGCGGGCCATCATTGAAGCGCGTAACCAAGACTTCAAAGGCAGCTACCTTGTCATTGATTTTAGTACCGCCCGTAAGTAA
- a CDS encoding TonB-dependent receptor, with product MQHTLLRVFPLVLSLLILGGGALFAQTGSVSGTVFDSDGSTTLPGASVYLKNNPSVGAATDIDGAYLLNKVPVGTQVITVSYTGYANYDLTVEVKADANTEANATLSSAVYSGETVIVTAQALGQAKAINQQLNSDAIANFVSADKIKELPDVNAAEAISRLPGVAINRSGGEGSTVVVRGLDPKFTAISINGVRLPSTSGTDRSVNLSLISPELLSGIELFKSPTADMDGDAIGGSINLNIIKAPKERKASIKVLGGYNDITGTAQDYKATASLSQRVLKGKLGITATANVERFNRSGERINQSWGDDLVDNLDPVNNVFAQRGNNLRFREIEEIRKRQNGSLGLDFELGSKTDVTVLGIFSRTSRDRFEQEETYDPNNNRLQFTGDLQESSIDLFSGSVSTRHKLNGFNVEWGAAYSKVTGETPNRYQLLFRNEVQPAFDPGIRDRRDFPEEFYDFAQPNPEGSYLQQATSSVSGNSEGIASAFVNVEIPLQLGENVRATIKTGGKVTSIEKDRNFQERFGRLYYLIENTVFEQCLDTNAPAIAVDPTGNFYYGMSNFERDESLEFTRENGQTISQFSNLDPERIRQFQDRCGENLTQSSRFGSDNNYGLTENVYATFLQVKLKVGDKFTAIPGFRYEYSDNNYRGTRAILSGAFGEGGSVTPEERDVNYGIPLPHLHLKYKPAAWLDFRASYSTTLARPDYNYIVPATEVNLNGDITISRGNPNLDPSVSTNYDFFVTAFNGKWGLLSGGVFYKDIKDAFYPIFLEITSPEDAERFDVQDINNIDGALLTTYDNSPASSVQGFEVELQSNLNFLPEPFNGFVANLNYTRLNSETTINSRAITNSFDPILFIPIREVRTDQREVSLVGQARDIFNASLGYDWKRSLSLRVSASYQGDKISGYSQGFTKDRSNRGFWRFDAAVKKKFKNGVNLFLNLNNISDQRDINFFTSLDRETLETRDFVTSVTRYGPTATFGVEYKFQ from the coding sequence ATGCAACACACCTTACTCCGCGTATTCCCGCTCGTCCTCAGTTTACTCATTTTGGGTGGAGGTGCCCTGTTCGCGCAGACGGGTTCCGTTAGTGGAACCGTCTTCGATAGCGATGGGTCTACCACGCTGCCGGGTGCGAGTGTCTACCTAAAGAATAACCCTTCGGTAGGGGCGGCAACGGATATTGATGGCGCCTACCTCCTGAACAAGGTGCCCGTCGGTACGCAGGTGATTACGGTTTCCTACACTGGTTACGCGAATTACGACCTGACCGTAGAGGTCAAGGCCGATGCAAATACGGAGGCCAACGCCACCTTATCGTCAGCAGTCTATTCGGGGGAAACCGTCATCGTTACCGCCCAGGCATTAGGGCAGGCCAAGGCCATCAACCAGCAGTTGAATTCCGACGCTATTGCCAACTTCGTATCTGCGGATAAGATCAAAGAGTTACCGGACGTCAATGCGGCGGAAGCCATCTCTCGCTTGCCGGGGGTAGCCATCAACCGGAGTGGTGGTGAAGGTTCGACGGTGGTAGTGCGGGGTTTGGACCCCAAGTTCACGGCCATCTCCATCAACGGGGTGCGCTTACCTTCTACTTCCGGTACGGACCGTTCGGTCAACCTTTCCCTGATCTCTCCGGAATTGCTGTCGGGTATCGAACTGTTCAAGTCCCCCACGGCGGATATGGACGGTGATGCGATTGGTGGCTCCATCAACCTTAATATCATCAAGGCGCCGAAAGAGCGGAAGGCATCCATCAAGGTGCTGGGTGGGTACAACGACATTACTGGTACGGCACAAGATTATAAGGCCACGGCTTCCCTCTCGCAGCGGGTGCTCAAGGGTAAGCTGGGCATCACGGCTACGGCGAACGTGGAGCGTTTTAACCGAAGTGGTGAGCGCATCAACCAAAGCTGGGGGGATGACCTGGTCGATAACCTCGACCCTGTCAATAACGTCTTTGCTCAGCGGGGAAACAATTTGCGCTTCCGGGAGATCGAGGAGATTCGGAAACGCCAAAATGGTAGCCTGGGGCTGGACTTTGAGTTGGGTAGCAAGACGGACGTTACCGTGCTCGGTATTTTCTCCAGGACTTCCCGCGACCGTTTTGAGCAGGAGGAGACTTACGACCCTAATAATAACCGCCTTCAATTTACTGGTGACCTGCAGGAGAGTTCAATCGACCTTTTTTCCGGTTCCGTATCTACCCGCCACAAGCTGAATGGTTTCAACGTGGAGTGGGGTGCGGCTTATTCAAAAGTGACGGGTGAAACGCCCAACCGCTACCAATTGCTCTTCCGCAACGAAGTGCAACCGGCATTTGACCCAGGTATTCGGGATCGCCGGGACTTCCCCGAGGAGTTTTACGACTTTGCTCAGCCTAACCCGGAAGGTTCTTATTTGCAGCAGGCAACTTCCAGCGTGAGTGGTAATAGCGAGGGAATTGCCAGTGCTTTCGTCAACGTGGAGATTCCCCTCCAATTGGGTGAGAATGTGCGGGCTACCATCAAAACGGGTGGCAAAGTGACTTCCATTGAAAAAGACCGGAACTTCCAGGAACGCTTCGGCCGCCTTTACTACCTGATTGAGAACACCGTCTTCGAGCAGTGTTTGGATACCAACGCCCCGGCCATCGCCGTGGACCCGACGGGTAATTTCTACTACGGGATGTCCAACTTTGAGCGGGACGAGAGCCTGGAGTTCACCCGCGAGAACGGTCAGACGATCTCCCAGTTTTCTAACCTTGACCCGGAGCGGATCCGTCAGTTTCAGGACCGTTGCGGGGAGAACCTCACACAATCCAGCCGCTTTGGTTCCGATAATAACTACGGGTTAACGGAGAACGTCTACGCTACTTTCTTGCAGGTTAAGCTGAAAGTAGGGGACAAATTCACCGCCATCCCGGGTTTCCGTTACGAGTACTCCGACAACAACTACCGGGGAACCCGGGCCATTCTCTCCGGCGCCTTCGGGGAGGGCGGCTCCGTTACCCCCGAAGAGCGCGACGTTAACTACGGTATTCCGCTGCCGCACCTCCACCTGAAATATAAGCCGGCGGCTTGGTTGGATTTCCGCGCATCGTACTCTACGACGCTAGCGCGCCCGGACTACAATTACATCGTCCCCGCAACGGAAGTCAACCTGAACGGAGACATTACGATCAGCCGGGGTAACCCCAATCTGGACCCATCGGTATCCACCAACTACGATTTCTTCGTGACGGCCTTTAACGGTAAGTGGGGGCTGCTTTCCGGTGGCGTTTTTTACAAGGACATCAAGGATGCCTTCTACCCCATCTTTCTGGAGATCACTTCCCCCGAAGATGCGGAGCGCTTTGACGTACAGGACATCAATAACATCGATGGTGCGCTGCTGACGACCTACGATAACTCTCCTGCATCGAGCGTCCAGGGTTTTGAGGTAGAGCTGCAGAGTAACCTGAACTTTTTACCCGAGCCTTTCAACGGGTTTGTAGCGAATCTGAACTATACCCGTCTGAACTCGGAGACGACGATCAATTCGCGGGCCATTACCAATAGCTTTGACCCCATCCTCTTCATCCCCATCCGGGAGGTACGTACGGACCAACGGGAAGTATCCCTGGTGGGGCAGGCGCGGGACATTTTCAACGCTTCCCTTGGGTATGACTGGAAGCGTTCACTTTCCTTGCGGGTCTCCGCTTCTTACCAGGGGGATAAGATCTCGGGCTACAGCCAGGGCTTCACGAAGGACCGCTCCAACCGGGGGTTCTGGCGCTTTGACGCGGCGGTAAAAAAGAAGTTCAAGAATGGCGTCAACCTCTTCCTGAATCTCAATAATATCTCCGACCAGCGGGACATCAACTTCTTCACTTCGCTGGACCGGGAGACGCTGGAGACACGGGACTTCGTCACTTCCGTTACGCGCTACGGCCCGACGGCCACTTTCGGCGTGGAGTACAAATTTCAATAA
- a CDS encoding DUF4861 family protein encodes MTIRLQSIFFVFLCGVAMACQPTSPTDGQSADESVSEVRSSPTTQALLLTQPVAFDASDANRVEGAYVSQEKLTVPSDLSPQNKWIMFEGPVLENDRVAFRYYADSRHRFDIYGKSVSDLVMDTVSWNYHDIMDWGSDILKVGNSLGLGSPAIYTGGEVYALSDCEVKTIEVVESGGDLSLIRTTFKGLKVEGEQFDLVQDWSIAPGDYYSTIELYLPSGEELPEGMQFATGIVSHLPEATFGQAGDYSYLMNWGKQSYHKEQLGMAIVADTDYAPKQVTDPLSHLMVFENAPQRVSYRLIAVWERDQSGTKDEAGFLNQVRIAAN; translated from the coding sequence ATGACCATTCGACTCCAATCTATATTCTTCGTATTTCTCTGCGGCGTAGCCATGGCCTGCCAACCTACGTCGCCGACGGATGGGCAGTCTGCGGATGAATCAGTTTCGGAAGTGCGTTCATCACCGACCACGCAGGCGCTGTTGCTCACGCAGCCGGTTGCCTTTGACGCTTCGGACGCAAACCGGGTTGAGGGCGCCTACGTCTCGCAAGAGAAACTGACCGTACCATCCGACCTCAGCCCCCAGAACAAGTGGATCATGTTCGAGGGCCCGGTGCTGGAGAACGATCGGGTCGCCTTTCGATATTACGCGGACAGCCGCCACCGCTTTGATATCTACGGTAAATCCGTAAGCGACCTCGTCATGGATACGGTCAGCTGGAATTACCACGACATTATGGATTGGGGTTCCGATATCCTCAAGGTGGGCAACAGCCTTGGCCTCGGTAGCCCGGCCATCTACACCGGGGGTGAGGTGTACGCCCTGTCTGATTGCGAAGTGAAGACGATCGAGGTGGTGGAGAGTGGGGGAGATCTTTCCCTTATCCGGACCACCTTCAAAGGCCTAAAAGTAGAAGGAGAACAATTTGACCTGGTCCAGGACTGGAGCATTGCGCCCGGCGATTATTACTCCACCATCGAATTGTACCTGCCCAGCGGAGAGGAACTTCCCGAAGGGATGCAGTTTGCGACGGGTATCGTCAGCCATCTCCCCGAAGCTACGTTTGGGCAGGCCGGTGACTACAGTTACCTGATGAACTGGGGTAAGCAGAGCTACCACAAGGAACAACTTGGCATGGCCATAGTGGCTGATACGGATTACGCTCCTAAACAGGTAACGGACCCGCTTAGCCACCTGATGGTTTTCGAAAATGCACCGCAACGCGTCAGCTACCGCCTGATTGCCGTGTGGGAGCGCGACCAGAGTGGCACTAAGGATGAGGCTGGGTTTTTAAATCAGGTCCGAATCGCTGCCAACTAA